Proteins co-encoded in one Colletes latitarsis isolate SP2378_abdomen chromosome 2, iyColLati1, whole genome shotgun sequence genomic window:
- the Kr-h1 gene encoding kruppel homolog 1 isoform X1, with protein MVGNYKTEPLLNTIAMSDSSEKSVNSVKSLVCSPDLTVFSPSTCGSETPSANAEEKPYQCLICQKSFDQKTMYQSHLRSHGKEGEDPYRCNICGKTFAVPARLTRHYRTHTGEKPYQCEYCKKSFSVKENLSVHRRIHTKERPYKCDVCERAFEHSGKLHRHMRIHTGERPHKCTVCSKTFIQSGQLVIHTRTHTGEKPYVCKSCGKGFTCSKQLKVHTRTHTGEKPYTCDICGKSFGYNHVLKLHQVAHYGEKVYKCTLCHETFGSKKTMEMHIKTHSDSSVAGSPRDSPIEPEIEISQANSVSTASDKENQKTDEQSDDTATYNTPRDFPYYVYSREQYSQPLVVSGEGRVFETMPTVPVEQYHTFLYPEVSPTYNSFGIQTNDFAGDCSSLLNLPGNDARRRVEAALEAVEEERQREYGIKVDREPILTPPSSNPVSPVPSPDPLDLAIPVRETLILPPRKRCKMILESMESERSGLIASQRQNSVIQFAKAS; from the exons ATGGTGGGTAACTATAAAACAGAACCGCTTCTAAATACAATCGCGATGTCGGACAGTAGCGAAAAGTCAGTGAATTCGGTGAAGAGTCTCGTTTGTAGTCCAGATTTGACAGTGTTCTCGCCGTCGACGTGCGGTTCTGAAACACCGTCGGCAAATGCGGAAGAGAAACCGTACCAATGTCTGATCTGTCAGAAAAGCTTCGATCAGAAAACCATGTACCAGAGCCATCTACGCTCGCACGGTAAAGAAGGGGAGGATCCGTACCGATGCAACATTTGCGGGAAAACGTTTGCGGTTCCCGCGCGACTAACGAGACACTATCGTACGCACACTGGCGAAAAACCGTACCAGTGCGAGTACTGCAAAAAGTCGTTTTCCGTGAAGGAGAACCTGAGCGTGCATCGTCGGATCCACACAAAGGAACGGCCGTACAAATGCGACGTGTGCGAACGGGCGTTCGAACATAGCGGTAAATTGCACCGACACATGAGAATTCACACCGGTGAACGACCGCACAAATGCACCGTCTGCTCGAAAACATTCATCCAGAGCGGTCAGTTGGTGATTCATACGCGCACCCACACCGGTGAAAAGCCGTATGTCTGCAAATCTTGCGGCAAAGGATTCACTTGTTCGAAGCAACTGAAGGTCCACACGCGAACGCACACCGGGGAGAAACCGTACACCTGCGACATCTGCGGCAAGTCGTTCGGCTACAATCATGTGCTGAAGCTCCATCAG GTTGCCCACTATGGCGAGAAGGTTTATAAGTGTACGCTGTGTCACGAAACATTTGGTTCGAAGAAAACGATGGAGATGCACATCAAGACCCACTCGGATTCCTCTGTCGCTGGATCTCCTCGGGATTCGCCAATTGAGCCGGAGATTGAGATCTCGCAAGCGAACAGTGTAAGCACTGCCAGTGATAAGGAGAATCAAAAGACTGATGAGCAAAGCGATGACACTGCTACTTACAACACTCCACGGGACTTTCCATACTATGTATATTCCAGAGAGCAGTATTCACAACCGCTCGTGGTGTCCGGCGAAGGCAGAGTCTTCGAGACGATGCCGACAGTCCCTGTTGAACAATACCATACGTTTCTGTACCCTGAAGTTTCCCCAACGTACAATAGCTTTGGAATCCAGACCAACGATTTTGCCGGAGATTGTTCCTCGCTCCTGAATTTACCAGGAAACGACGCGCGTAGAAGAGTCGAGGCCGCGTTGGAGGCAGTCGAGGAAGAAAGGCAGAGGGAATACGGGATCAAGGTCGACAGGGAACCGATCCTAACTCCACCGAGCAGTAATCCCGTGAGTCCTGTACCTTCGCCAGACCCCCTCGATCTGGCTATTCCTGTGCGAGAGACATTAATCCTCCCGCCACGAAAGCGGTGCAAGATGATTTTAGAGTCAATGGAAAGTGAAAGAAGCGGCCTCATCGCATCGCAAAGACAGAACTCTGTTATTCAGTTTGCCAAGGCATCATAG
- the Kr-h1 gene encoding kruppel homolog 1 isoform X2, with protein MVGNYKTEPLLNTIAMSDSSEKSVNSVKSLVCSPDLTVFSPSTCGSETPSANAEEKPYQCLICQKSFDQKTMYQSHLRSHGKEGEDPYRCNICGKTFAVPARLTRHYRTHTGEKPYQCEYCKKSFSVKENLSVHRRIHTKERPYKCDVCERAFEHSGKLHRHMRIHTGERPHKCTVCSKTFIQSGQLVIHTRTHTGEKPYVCKSCGKGFTCSKQLKVHTRTHTGEKPYTCDICGKSFGYNHVLKLHQVAHYGEKVYKCTLCHETFGSKKTMEMHIKTHSDSSVAGSPRDSPIEPEIEISQANSRAVFTTARGVRRRQSLRDDADSPC; from the exons ATGGTGGGTAACTATAAAACAGAACCGCTTCTAAATACAATCGCGATGTCGGACAGTAGCGAAAAGTCAGTGAATTCGGTGAAGAGTCTCGTTTGTAGTCCAGATTTGACAGTGTTCTCGCCGTCGACGTGCGGTTCTGAAACACCGTCGGCAAATGCGGAAGAGAAACCGTACCAATGTCTGATCTGTCAGAAAAGCTTCGATCAGAAAACCATGTACCAGAGCCATCTACGCTCGCACGGTAAAGAAGGGGAGGATCCGTACCGATGCAACATTTGCGGGAAAACGTTTGCGGTTCCCGCGCGACTAACGAGACACTATCGTACGCACACTGGCGAAAAACCGTACCAGTGCGAGTACTGCAAAAAGTCGTTTTCCGTGAAGGAGAACCTGAGCGTGCATCGTCGGATCCACACAAAGGAACGGCCGTACAAATGCGACGTGTGCGAACGGGCGTTCGAACATAGCGGTAAATTGCACCGACACATGAGAATTCACACCGGTGAACGACCGCACAAATGCACCGTCTGCTCGAAAACATTCATCCAGAGCGGTCAGTTGGTGATTCATACGCGCACCCACACCGGTGAAAAGCCGTATGTCTGCAAATCTTGCGGCAAAGGATTCACTTGTTCGAAGCAACTGAAGGTCCACACGCGAACGCACACCGGGGAGAAACCGTACACCTGCGACATCTGCGGCAAGTCGTTCGGCTACAATCATGTGCTGAAGCTCCATCAG GTTGCCCACTATGGCGAGAAGGTTTATAAGTGTACGCTGTGTCACGAAACATTTGGTTCGAAGAAAACGATGGAGATGCACATCAAGACCCACTCGGATTCCTCTGTCGCTGGATCTCCTCGGGATTCGCCAATTGAGCCGGAGATTGAGATCTCGCAAGCGAACAGT AGAGCAGTATTCACAACCGCTCGTGGTGTCCGGCGAAGGCAGAGTCTTCGAGACGATGCCGACAGTCCCTGTTGA